One stretch of Ornithinimicrobium ciconiae DNA includes these proteins:
- the pcrA gene encoding DNA helicase PcrA: MSTLFDNVPLPPMSPSQASGSVPVDESGVPLWALEEAPAPDFADEEPTSHADAATLLKGLNGPQREAVVHEGSPLLIVAGAGSGKTRVLTHRIAYLLAHRGVQPGQVLAITFTNKAAAEMRERVEGLIGPRAKAMWVSTFHSACVRILRREAATVGLKSTFSIYDAADSQRLMAMVIRDLDLDPKRYPARVFCHKVSNAKNELIDEETFAAQVGNNPYEAVVAQAYTDYQRRLRQANALDFDDIISLTVNILQAFPAVREHYRRRFRHVLVDEYQDTNHAQYTLVRELVGTEDEEVPPAELCVVGDADQSIYAFRGATIRNIVEFEKDYPQARTILLEQNYRSSERILRAANAVISRNPGRRDKKLWSELGEGPMIVGYVADDERDEASFVAQTIDRLGDEHGVQPKDVAVFYRTNAQSRALEEVFVRTGHPYKVVGGTRFYERREVKDALAYLRVVANPADDVNLRRILNVPKRGIGDRAQAAVAALAARERIPFVAALARPEDAPGIATRSVTAIQAFTAILEDVGKVAADEEAGVAELLEAILDRSGYTKELRASHDPQDETRLENLAELVAVAREFDENYPEGTLVDFLEQVALVADADEIPQGGDGTEAGVVTLMTLHTAKGLEFPVVFLTGLEDGTFPHMRSMDDPVELEEERRLAYVGITRAQQRLHLSRAGTRAAFGAPQYHPPSRFLDEIPPEVVDWERSDRDRMSVAGRPSASVQQGWGGADRGRTGGGVVRLNPRGSAAPRTLAPISVAAGDRVSHDSFGLGTVIRVEGTGDHTMAHVDFGDAGVKRLLLRYAPLEKL; the protein is encoded by the coding sequence ATGAGCACGCTCTTTGACAACGTCCCCCTGCCCCCCATGTCGCCCTCCCAGGCCAGCGGGAGCGTGCCGGTGGACGAGTCCGGAGTGCCGTTGTGGGCTCTGGAGGAGGCACCGGCCCCCGACTTCGCCGACGAGGAGCCGACGTCCCACGCGGACGCCGCCACGCTGCTGAAGGGTCTCAACGGGCCGCAGCGCGAGGCCGTCGTCCACGAGGGCTCGCCCCTGCTGATCGTGGCCGGAGCCGGCTCGGGCAAGACCCGGGTGCTGACGCACCGCATCGCCTACCTGCTGGCGCACCGGGGGGTGCAGCCGGGCCAGGTGCTGGCCATCACCTTCACCAACAAGGCCGCCGCAGAGATGCGCGAGCGGGTCGAGGGCCTGATCGGTCCCCGGGCCAAGGCGATGTGGGTGTCCACCTTCCACTCGGCGTGCGTGCGCATCCTGCGCCGCGAGGCGGCGACTGTCGGGTTGAAGTCGACCTTCTCGATCTATGACGCCGCCGACAGTCAACGGCTGATGGCCATGGTGATCCGGGACCTGGACCTGGATCCCAAGCGCTATCCGGCCCGGGTCTTCTGCCACAAGGTGTCCAACGCCAAGAATGAGCTGATCGACGAGGAGACCTTCGCGGCGCAGGTGGGCAACAACCCCTACGAGGCGGTGGTGGCGCAGGCCTACACCGACTACCAGCGACGCCTGCGCCAGGCCAACGCGCTGGACTTCGACGACATCATCTCTCTGACGGTGAACATCCTGCAGGCCTTCCCGGCGGTGCGCGAGCACTACCGACGCCGCTTCCGGCACGTGCTGGTGGACGAATACCAAGACACCAACCACGCGCAGTACACCCTGGTCCGCGAGCTCGTCGGCACCGAGGACGAGGAGGTGCCACCCGCCGAGCTGTGCGTGGTCGGTGACGCCGACCAGTCGATCTACGCCTTCCGGGGAGCCACGATCCGCAACATCGTGGAGTTCGAGAAGGACTACCCGCAGGCGCGCACCATCCTGCTCGAGCAGAACTACCGGTCCAGCGAGCGCATCCTGCGGGCGGCCAATGCGGTGATCTCACGCAACCCTGGCCGGCGGGACAAGAAGCTGTGGTCCGAGTTGGGTGAGGGGCCGATGATTGTCGGCTACGTCGCCGACGACGAGCGTGACGAGGCGTCGTTCGTCGCGCAGACCATCGACCGGCTCGGCGACGAGCACGGGGTGCAGCCCAAGGACGTCGCGGTCTTCTATCGCACCAACGCCCAGTCCCGGGCGCTGGAGGAGGTCTTCGTGCGCACCGGCCACCCCTACAAGGTGGTCGGCGGCACCCGGTTCTACGAGCGCCGTGAGGTCAAGGACGCACTGGCCTACCTGCGGGTGGTGGCCAACCCCGCTGACGACGTCAACCTGCGCCGCATCCTCAACGTGCCCAAGCGCGGCATCGGTGATCGTGCTCAGGCCGCCGTCGCGGCGCTCGCGGCACGTGAGCGGATCCCCTTCGTGGCGGCCCTCGCTCGCCCTGAGGACGCACCGGGGATCGCGACGCGCTCGGTGACGGCGATCCAGGCGTTCACGGCCATCCTGGAGGACGTCGGCAAGGTCGCCGCCGATGAGGAGGCCGGGGTCGCCGAGCTGCTCGAGGCGATCCTGGACCGCTCTGGCTACACCAAGGAGCTGCGGGCCAGCCACGACCCGCAGGACGAGACGCGGCTGGAGAACCTCGCGGAGCTGGTGGCTGTCGCGCGGGAGTTCGACGAGAACTACCCCGAGGGGACGCTCGTCGACTTCCTGGAGCAGGTCGCCCTCGTCGCGGACGCCGACGAGATCCCCCAGGGCGGTGACGGCACCGAGGCGGGGGTGGTGACGCTGATGACCCTGCACACGGCCAAGGGCCTGGAGTTCCCGGTGGTCTTCCTCACCGGTCTCGAGGACGGCACCTTCCCCCACATGCGCTCGATGGATGACCCTGTGGAGCTGGAGGAGGAGCGGCGCCTGGCCTATGTGGGCATCACCCGCGCCCAGCAGCGCCTGCACCTGAGTCGGGCCGGCACCCGGGCCGCCTTCGGGGCGCCGCAGTACCACCCACCCTCGCGCTTCCTCGACGAGATCCCGCCCGAGGTGGTCGACTGGGAGCGTTCCGACCGCGATCGGATGAGTGTCGCGGGCCGGCCCAGCGCTTCGGTCCAGCAGGGCTGGGGAGGCGCGGACCGGGGACGGACCGGCGGTGGCGTGGTCCGCCTCAACCCCCGCGGTTCCGCAGCGCCCAGGACTCTTGCGCCGATCTCGGTGGCCGCCGGGGACCGGGTCAGCCACGACTCCTTCGGCCTCGGCACCGTCATCCGGGTCGAGGGCACCGGAGACCACACGATGGCGCACGTGGACTTCGGTGACGCGGGGGTCAAACGTCTCCTGCTGCGCTATGCGCCGCTGGAGAAACTCTGA
- a CDS encoding M23 family metallopeptidase, whose product MSRPAVRQDQTGSAATSGRHRTVHVTHGQPRTHGETPEAAEPRTRREARQARQVSPPRTRREARQAREARQAREARQVVDHPTEPRSRREAREAARGRSLGRARDPLPAPSAAPEAPQTRREAREAAARLQRSLANRRLISPLVATALVAAGASTGVVGIPQSVCAGTHADHAARAAVLRDQPVSSAAQEGTGRFLPAGAGGAALIADRSTTATARGSIGRMSLAWGTTAVTEGHRLMSAQLSLMESSVTTGVELTEGAREQVREIIQTQAFHEPILDARQTSRFDWRWGRMHNGLDYGADIGTPLYAVGQGTVTTTGWNSGLGYHTKITLDTGELTVYGHLSRIDVSEGDAVVAGTTVGAVGNTGRSTGAHLHFEVHTEQGPIDPTPWLESRRG is encoded by the coding sequence GTGTCGCGGCCTGCGGTGCGCCAGGACCAGACCGGCAGCGCTGCGACCAGCGGACGTCACCGCACGGTCCACGTGACTCACGGACAGCCTCGCACGCACGGCGAGACCCCGGAGGCTGCGGAGCCGCGCACGCGCCGCGAGGCCCGGCAAGCCCGCCAGGTCAGTCCACCCCGGACCCGACGCGAGGCTCGGCAGGCACGCGAGGCTCGGCAGGCACGCGAGGCCCGGCAGGTCGTCGACCATCCGACCGAGCCACGCTCGCGCAGGGAGGCCCGGGAGGCCGCACGGGGCCGGAGTCTCGGCAGAGCCCGTGATCCCCTTCCTGCCCCGTCCGCGGCGCCGGAGGCACCCCAGACCCGCAGGGAGGCCCGGGAGGCGGCCGCACGTCTCCAGCGCTCGCTGGCCAACCGGCGTCTGATCAGTCCGCTGGTCGCCACGGCCCTGGTGGCCGCCGGAGCCTCGACGGGAGTGGTGGGAATCCCCCAGAGCGTGTGCGCCGGCACTCACGCTGACCATGCGGCGCGGGCGGCTGTGCTGCGCGACCAGCCCGTCTCGTCAGCGGCTCAGGAGGGCACCGGGCGATTCCTGCCTGCCGGGGCGGGTGGGGCCGCCCTGATCGCGGATCGCTCCACCACGGCGACGGCGCGAGGCTCGATCGGGCGGATGAGCCTGGCGTGGGGCACCACAGCGGTCACCGAGGGGCACCGCCTGATGAGTGCCCAACTTTCCCTCATGGAATCCTCGGTCACCACCGGGGTCGAGCTGACCGAGGGCGCCCGGGAACAGGTCCGCGAGATCATCCAGACCCAGGCCTTCCACGAGCCGATCCTGGACGCACGCCAGACCTCGCGGTTCGACTGGCGGTGGGGGCGGATGCACAACGGCCTCGACTACGGCGCCGACATCGGCACTCCGTTGTATGCCGTGGGGCAGGGCACCGTGACCACCACCGGGTGGAACTCCGGACTCGGCTATCACACCAAGATCACCCTCGACACCGGCGAACTGACCGTCTACGGTCACCTGTCCCGGATCGACGTCTCAGAGGGCGACGCCGTCGTGGCAGGCACCACGGTCGGCGCCGTGGGTAACACCGGGCGGTCCACCGGGGCTCACCTGCACTTCGAGGTGCACACGGAGCAGGGTCCGATCGACCCGACCCCGTGGCTGGAGTCACGCCGCGGCTGA
- the sucC gene encoding ADP-forming succinate--CoA ligase subunit beta, which yields MDLFEYQARDMFEAHGVPVLAGEVITDPGDAAAAAERIGANSGGVVVVKAQVKTGGRGKAGGVKLAKSAEEAATAAEQILGMDIKGHTVNTVMIAQGASIAEEYYFSVLLDRANRSVLAMCSKEGGMEIEQLAVERPEALARVAVNPLTGIDAAKAREIVDAAGFTSDQDALADVIVKLWGVYQGEDATLVEVNPLVKTTDGQIIALDGKITLDENAEFRHEHHAALEDKDSTDPLEAKAKEMGLNYVKLDGQVGIIGNGAGLVMSTLDVVAYAGEQHGGVKPANFLDIGGGANAQVMANGLDVILGDEQVKAVFVNVFGGITACDEVANGIKGALEILGDSATKPLVVRLDGNNVEKGRAILDELNHPLVTQVDTMDGAADKAAELANA from the coding sequence GTGGACCTTTTTGAGTACCAAGCGCGGGATATGTTCGAGGCGCACGGCGTGCCGGTTCTAGCCGGCGAGGTGATCACCGACCCCGGTGACGCAGCCGCGGCAGCAGAGCGCATCGGTGCCAACAGCGGCGGTGTCGTCGTGGTCAAGGCGCAGGTGAAGACCGGCGGTCGGGGCAAGGCCGGTGGCGTCAAGCTCGCCAAGAGCGCCGAGGAGGCCGCGACCGCGGCAGAGCAGATCCTCGGGATGGATATCAAGGGTCACACCGTGAACACCGTCATGATCGCCCAGGGAGCCAGCATCGCCGAGGAGTACTACTTCTCGGTCCTGCTCGACCGCGCCAACCGTTCCGTCCTTGCCATGTGCAGCAAGGAAGGCGGCATGGAGATCGAGCAACTCGCCGTCGAGCGTCCCGAGGCCCTGGCCCGCGTCGCTGTCAACCCGTTGACCGGCATCGACGCCGCCAAGGCCCGCGAGATCGTCGACGCCGCCGGCTTCACCAGTGACCAGGACGCGCTCGCTGACGTGATCGTCAAGCTGTGGGGTGTCTACCAGGGTGAGGACGCGACCCTGGTCGAGGTGAACCCGCTGGTCAAGACCACCGACGGGCAGATCATCGCCCTGGACGGCAAGATCACCCTCGACGAGAACGCCGAGTTCCGCCACGAGCACCACGCCGCGCTGGAGGACAAGGACTCGACCGACCCGCTGGAGGCCAAGGCCAAGGAGATGGGCCTGAACTACGTCAAGCTCGACGGCCAGGTCGGCATCATCGGCAATGGCGCGGGTCTGGTGATGAGCACCCTCGACGTCGTGGCCTATGCCGGCGAGCAGCACGGTGGGGTCAAGCCGGCCAACTTCCTCGACATCGGCGGTGGCGCCAACGCCCAGGTGATGGCCAACGGTCTCGACGTCATCCTCGGTGACGAGCAGGTCAAGGCCGTCTTCGTGAACGTCTTCGGCGGCATCACCGCCTGCGACGAGGTCGCCAACGGCATCAAGGGAGCGCTGGAGATCCTCGGTGACAGCGCCACCAAGCCCCTCGTGGTCCGTCTCGACGGCAACAACGTCGAGAAGGGTCGCGCGATCCTGGACGAGCTGAACCACCCGCTCGTGACCCAGGTTGACACCATGGACGGCGCGGCCGACAAGGCCGCTGAGCTGGCGAACGCCTGA
- the sucD gene encoding succinate--CoA ligase subunit alpha, producing the protein MTIYLNKDSKIIVQGITGGMGSKHTELMLLAGSHIVGGVNARKAGTTVTLNDQELHVYGTVKEAMEATGANVSVLFVPPAFTKDACIEAIDAEMPLIVVITEGVPVKDTAEVFAYLEGKQTRMIGPNCPGVISPGESLAGITPHTIAGKGPIGLVSKSGTLTYQMMYELRDFGFTTAIGIGGDPIIGTTHIDALEAFENDPDTKAIVMIGEIGGDAEERAADYIREHVSKPVVGYVAGFTAPEGKTMGHAGAIVSGSSGTAAAKKEALEAAGVKVGKTPSETADLMRQILQSQDA; encoded by the coding sequence ATGACGATCTACCTCAACAAGGACTCCAAGATCATCGTCCAGGGCATCACCGGTGGCATGGGTTCCAAGCACACCGAGCTCATGCTGCTGGCCGGCTCGCACATCGTCGGCGGCGTCAACGCGCGCAAGGCTGGCACCACCGTCACGCTCAACGACCAGGAGCTGCACGTCTATGGCACCGTGAAGGAAGCCATGGAGGCGACCGGTGCCAATGTGTCCGTGCTTTTCGTGCCGCCGGCCTTCACCAAGGACGCCTGCATCGAGGCCATCGACGCGGAGATGCCGCTGATCGTGGTCATCACCGAAGGGGTCCCGGTCAAGGACACGGCTGAGGTCTTCGCCTACCTCGAGGGCAAGCAGACCCGGATGATCGGCCCGAACTGCCCGGGAGTCATCTCCCCCGGGGAGTCCCTGGCCGGCATCACCCCGCACACCATCGCGGGCAAGGGGCCGATCGGCCTGGTCTCCAAGTCGGGCACGCTGACCTATCAGATGATGTATGAGCTGCGGGACTTCGGCTTCACCACCGCGATCGGCATCGGTGGCGACCCGATCATCGGGACGACGCACATCGACGCGCTCGAGGCCTTCGAGAACGACCCGGACACCAAGGCGATCGTGATGATCGGCGAGATCGGCGGCGACGCCGAGGAGCGTGCCGCCGACTACATCAGGGAGCACGTGAGCAAGCCGGTCGTCGGCTACGTCGCCGGATTCACCGCCCCGGAGGGCAAGACCATGGGCCACGCCGGCGCCATCGTCTCCGGGTCCTCCGGCACCGCTGCCGCCAAGAAGGAGGCCCTCGAAGCCGCTGGCGTCAAGGTGGGCAAGACCCCCTCGGAGACCGCAGACCTGATGCGTCAGATCCTGCAGAGCCAGGACGCCTGA
- a CDS encoding cell division protein PerM: MTLLERTTTRPSDAATLTGRLRAVLLAALAGLLAAVISWVVVLVPVVVAWLADDRSSTSIWQTAGIGVDLWALAHRGTIEVGATSVVFAPLLLTLVPLLACWYAVGQVVVDRPDARGQLQDVRGWRSAWAALGAAELLAFLGGYVASGLLLVSLASLGQAPVVVASTVPGLVLIPLVAIMLSLWRERRRQEQPTLDRGLRWIELHTPVLFRRGLRPAAQALGLLLTGALLILVALLVMRFDRVLTLYDALDAGTVGTSVLTLGQVLALPNLLVWAMGWTSGADVAVGTVQVGWAGSTAGDLPLVPVLAALPEPGSLPPGLWLVVLIPVLAGAWLGFQSVRAAPRLASWWAKAQIAVSACVCVTVVVLVLSWLALGGLTPGLLAVVGTDPLRVAGLLGAELLGGALLTLTVLHLFRRRL; the protein is encoded by the coding sequence ATGACACTCCTGGAGCGCACCACCACTCGACCCTCCGACGCGGCCACCCTGACCGGGCGGCTGCGCGCGGTCCTGCTGGCAGCGCTGGCCGGCCTGCTGGCCGCCGTGATCTCCTGGGTCGTCGTCCTGGTGCCGGTCGTGGTCGCGTGGCTGGCCGACGACCGCAGCAGCACGTCGATCTGGCAGACGGCGGGCATCGGTGTCGACCTGTGGGCACTGGCGCACCGTGGCACCATCGAGGTGGGGGCCACCTCGGTCGTCTTCGCCCCGTTGCTGCTCACCCTCGTCCCGCTGCTCGCCTGCTGGTATGCCGTGGGGCAGGTGGTCGTGGACCGGCCCGACGCCCGTGGCCAGCTCCAGGATGTGCGTGGGTGGCGCTCGGCCTGGGCGGCGCTCGGCGCCGCCGAGCTGCTGGCCTTCCTGGGTGGCTATGTCGCCTCCGGGCTACTCCTGGTCTCCCTGGCCAGCCTCGGCCAGGCACCCGTGGTCGTCGCCAGCACGGTGCCCGGACTGGTCCTGATCCCCTTGGTGGCGATCATGCTCAGCCTGTGGCGCGAGCGCAGGCGTCAGGAGCAGCCCACCCTCGACCGGGGCCTGCGGTGGATCGAGCTGCACACCCCGGTGCTCTTCCGTCGTGGACTGCGCCCGGCGGCGCAGGCCCTCGGCCTCCTGCTCACCGGTGCCCTGCTGATCCTGGTCGCGCTCCTGGTGATGCGCTTTGACCGGGTGCTGACCCTGTATGACGCGCTGGACGCCGGCACGGTGGGCACGTCGGTCCTCACGCTCGGCCAGGTCCTGGCCCTGCCCAACCTGCTGGTGTGGGCCATGGGCTGGACCAGCGGTGCCGATGTCGCCGTGGGCACCGTGCAGGTCGGCTGGGCCGGGTCGACGGCGGGGGACCTGCCGCTGGTCCCGGTCCTGGCCGCGCTTCCCGAGCCCGGGTCCCTTCCCCCCGGCCTGTGGCTGGTGGTCCTGATCCCGGTTCTCGCCGGCGCCTGGCTGGGTTTCCAGAGTGTGCGCGCCGCCCCCCGCCTGGCCTCCTGGTGGGCCAAGGCGCAGATCGCGGTGTCGGCCTGCGTGTGCGTCACGGTGGTCGTGCTGGTGCTGAGCTGGCTCGCGCTGGGCGGGCTGACCCCGGGTCTGCTCGCCGTCGTGGGCACCGACCCGCTGCGGGTGGCCGGCCTGCTGGGAGCAGAGCTGCTCGGTGGCGCGCTGCTCACCCTGACAGTGCTGCACCTGTTCCGACGCCGGCTCTGA